A genomic region of Halococcus hamelinensis 100A6 contains the following coding sequences:
- a CDS encoding M3 family oligoendopeptidase: MSSVPERSEIDTEYTWDLESLYATDEDWEEAYADVEDSLADLEAYEGRVTEDGETLLATLETREEVFRKLANVASYARMRRDEDTRDQEYQALTARSQSLAADASSAASFIEPALQDCDREELDAMAEDVPELAEYDHYFDDVLRMKPHTRSAEVESLLADLGEVTGAASEVYDMLTNADMEFPTVEDPDGEAVEISLSNFTTLQKNPDREFRREVHEQFYDEWETVRNSVGTAHRNSVKADVKLANARHYDTAREAALDGANIPTEVYDTLVDTVHDNLDVLHRHADLKRESLGVDELRMWDLYMPMVDSESPEVTYEEAKDHVVEALAPLGEEYQGRVVEGLDSRWVD, from the coding sequence ATGAGTTCGGTTCCCGAACGCAGCGAGATAGACACCGAATACACCTGGGATCTGGAGAGCCTCTACGCGACCGACGAGGACTGGGAGGAAGCCTACGCCGACGTCGAGGATTCGCTCGCCGACCTCGAAGCCTACGAGGGGCGCGTGACCGAGGACGGCGAGACCCTGCTCGCGACCCTCGAAACCCGCGAGGAGGTCTTCCGGAAGCTCGCGAACGTCGCCTCCTACGCCCGAATGCGCCGGGACGAGGACACCAGGGACCAGGAGTACCAGGCGCTCACCGCGCGCTCGCAATCGCTCGCCGCCGACGCCTCCAGCGCGGCGAGCTTCATCGAGCCCGCGCTCCAGGACTGCGACCGTGAGGAACTCGACGCGATGGCCGAGGACGTTCCCGAGTTGGCGGAGTACGACCACTACTTCGACGACGTGCTCCGGATGAAGCCCCACACCCGCTCGGCGGAGGTCGAGTCGCTGCTGGCCGACCTCGGGGAGGTCACGGGCGCGGCGAGCGAGGTCTACGACATGCTCACGAACGCCGACATGGAGTTCCCGACCGTCGAGGACCCCGACGGTGAGGCGGTCGAGATCTCGCTGAGCAATTTCACAACGCTACAGAAGAACCCCGACCGCGAGTTCCGGCGGGAGGTCCACGAGCAGTTCTACGACGAGTGGGAGACGGTACGGAATTCGGTCGGGACGGCCCACCGCAACAGCGTGAAGGCCGACGTCAAACTCGCGAACGCACGGCACTACGACACCGCACGCGAGGCGGCGCTCGACGGCGCGAACATCCCGACGGAGGTCTACGACACCCTCGTGGACACCGTCCACGACAACCTCGACGTGCTCCACCGCCACGCCGACCTGAAACGCGAGAGCCTCGGGGTCGACGAGCTGCGGATGTGGGACCTCTACATGCCGATGGTCGACTCCGAGAGCCCGGAGGTCACCTACGAGGAGGCCAAGGACCACGTGGTCGAGGCGCTCGCGCCGCTCGGCGAGGAGTACCAGGGACGGGTCGTCGAAGGCCTCGACTCCCGGTGGGTCGAC
- a CDS encoding LUD domain-containing protein — MATTGVKPFTASLADLDVSVSRTDAATAPAAIDDAVVEPAIGAALDIEGVSLADTAVETELTPRRLHEAGTGVTRADRAVAAYGSLLIRSDAAGTEPLSLYPPNHVAVLRASDVCDDVEASVDRLDEIFGDGGSAVFATGASSTGDMGALVEGVHGPKHVHVVLVEDR, encoded by the coding sequence ATGGCAACGACTGGCGTGAAACCGTTCACGGCCTCCCTCGCGGACCTCGACGTCTCGGTGAGCCGAACCGACGCAGCGACCGCCCCGGCCGCGATCGACGACGCGGTCGTCGAACCCGCGATCGGTGCCGCGCTCGACATCGAGGGCGTCTCGCTCGCCGACACCGCCGTCGAGACGGAGCTCACCCCCCGACGGCTCCACGAGGCCGGGACCGGCGTCACCAGGGCCGACCGCGCGGTCGCCGCCTACGGCTCCCTCCTGATCCGCTCGGACGCTGCCGGCACCGAACCCCTGAGCCTCTACCCGCCGAACCACGTCGCCGTCCTGCGCGCGAGCGACGTGTGCGACGACGTCGAGGCCTCCGTCGACCGCCTCGACGAGATCTTCGGGGATGGCGGGTCGGCGGTCTTCGCCACCGGCGCGAGCTCGACGGGCGACATGGGCGCGCTCGTGGAGGGTGTCCACGGCCCGAAACACGTCCACGTCGTCCTCGTGGAGGACCGATGA